In Actinomycetota bacterium, the sequence CCCACCTTGTGCACGCGCGCCTTCGGCCCCTTGTTGCCGAGGATGCACGTGGTGTCCTCGCCGAACGGGTCGCCGGACTCGTGGAACGCCTTGGTGCGGCAGCCGCGGCAGATGTGCGCGTACTTGCACTTCCTCTCGCTGCAGGCTCCTGCCGCATCGACGCCGTCGAGCTCGAACAGCGCGCGCGTCGCGTCCATGATCGACATCTCACGCACGTTGCCCACGACCCAGTCCTGCGCGAACTGGCAGGGCATGATGCCGCCCCCGGAGTTGATGTTCATGTGGCCCTTGCCGACGGGGCACGCGCTCATGATCTGCAGCCGCGCCATGCCGTTCGACACGTCGACGCCGCGCTCCTTCAGGCGCCCGGCGATGTACGGGATGACCGAGGGGATGGCGCCGATGTCGTACTCGAACGAGCTGCCGGTGGCGAGGATGTCCTCGAGCACGAAGTCGGCGAGACGGCGCCACTCGGCGTCCGTGATGCGCGCGTCCTCCTCGCCCGAGGAGCGCCCGCTGGTGATGAGGTCGCACATGTAGATGAGGCCGCAGCCCATGCGCTTGGCCTCGGCGATGAGCTCGTAGATGTGCGGGTAGATGTCCTTGGACACGGCGGTCTTGATGCCGACGTTGACGCCCGCCTCGCGCAGCATGCGGATCGCCTCGACCACGCGGGCGCGGGTGCCCGGCACGCCGACCATCGCGTCGTGGAAGGCGTCGTCGCCGTAGAGCGAGGTGGCGATCCAGTCGACGCCGTTGGCCTTCAGGCGCGCGGCGGACTCGGGCGTGATGAAGGTCGCGTTCGTGGAGATCGTCACCCGCGTGCCGTAGGAGCGGGCCGTCTCGAGGATCTCCCAGAAGTTCGGGCGCATCATCGGCTCACCGCCCGTGAGGAACAGCAGCGGCACGCCCGCCTCGCCGATCTGTCGGACGATGCCCATCGTCTCGTCGTCGGTCAGCTGGTCGGGCAGCTCGTGGCCGTCGGCGGCCATGTAGCAGTGCTCGCAGAGCAGGTTGCAGCGGTTCGTGATGTTCCAGATGACCTCGCTGGGCCGGCCGAGCTGGTAGGCCTTCAGCGCCTTGTCCTCGACCTCGGACAGAGGGCCGTCGAAGAACAGCGAGCGGACGTGTGCCATCGGGGGGCGCCTCCTGCGGTACGGGCCGATCCGCGTGCGGACGGCAGTCGCCTGAGTGTGCGAGGGTGAGTGTACGCGCGCGCCGCGGCGATTCCTGCCCCCGCGGGCCCATGTAACAACTATGACGAACGCCCCGAGGCGGGTATCTTTCGCGTATGCGGCGCATACCGGCATGCGCCCGCTACTGCGAAGCGAGGTTCTCCGATGCCAGAGACGACCATGATGGGCAACGCGATCAAGCCCAACCTCGACTGGATGCGCACGAAGTGCACCGCCGATCAGTGGGGCTCCATGCTCGCCCGCCTCGACGACGAACAGCGGCGTCAGATCGAGCTGCTCAACGGTGCGCTGCGCTATCCGGTCTCGGTGTTCGACGCGCTCTCCTGCGCGTTCGCCCAGGTCCTGTACCCCGGCGATACGAGCGCGGCCGGCCGGGCGTTCATCGAGATGGGGCGGCACACCGCCACCGAGCAGCTGTCGGGCCTGTACAGCATCTTCCTCAAGTTCTCGTCGCCGGCGGGCACGCTCGTCAAGGCGCCCCAGCTGTTCGCGCGCCTCTACGACGGGGCGACCGCCGAGGCCGATGTACTCTCGGGCGGCCCCGGTCAGCCGAAGGGCCGCATGACCGTGCGCGGCCTCGGGGAGCTGTCGTTCTCCGGGCCGCGGCTCGCCGGCTGGGCGGAGGGAGCCCTCGCAAAGACCGGCGCGACCGGCTGCAGGGTCGTCGAGCTGGGCTGGCAGCAGGGCCTCATCACGTCCGACCCGCTCATCTTCGAGCTGTACTGGGACTAGGCGAGGCACGAGGCGATGGCCGCGAAGCGCAGCGCGATCACGGTGCGGCCGGCCGCGGATGGCGAGCTCGACGCGGTCTGCGCCCTGGAGCGCGCCGCGTTCGGCGGGGACGCGGAGGCCGCGCTCGTGGCGGCGCTGGTGCGGGACGCGGCCTCCTACGTGCCGGAGCTGTCGCTCGCGGCGGTCGAGGGCGAGGCGATCGTCGGCCACGTGATGCTCACGCGGGCGCCCGCGGGCGGGGTGCCGGCGGTGCTGTTGGCGCCGCTCGCGGTGGCGCCGGACCGCCAGGGCCGCGGCATCGGCGGCACACTCGTCCGCGAGGGGCTCACCCGTTCGCGCGAGATGGGCGCGGCGCTCGCGCTCGTGCTCGGCGACCCGGGGTACTACGGCCGGTTCGGCTTCGTCGCGGCGCTGCCCCGTGGCATCCGTCCACCGTACGAGATCGAGACGTCCGAGGCGTGGATGGCGGCCGAACTCGAGCCCGGCGCGCTGTGGGCGGCGCAGGGCGCGGCGGCGCTGGCCGAGGCGTTCATGGACCCGGCGCTCTGGCGGGAGTAGCCGGGCGCGCTCTTGCGGCCGGGCGTCAGGCGACCGTGCGCCACCAGCCCGCGTGCTCGCGCACGAAGAACTCGATGAGCCCGCGGTCGAGCAGCCCGCCGAGGAACCCTTTGACCGTGGTGACGGCGAGCCAGTACGACGCCGGGTTCTCCACCAGCCCCCGCGCCGCCGACACCATCGCGACCGCCTGCTCCGTCGTGAGCCCACCGCGCAGCCGGTCGATGAGCAACTCGTCGATCTCGGCGATCTGCCCCAGGTGGAACGCGACGTGGTCCTCGGCGTCCTCACGGGTCACCGGGCGCCCGTGCGCCGGCACGACCCACGCGCAGTCGATCCCGCGGATCCGCGCGAGCGAGGCCGCGACCATCTGCGGGTCGATGCAGTAGGGCAATGGGTGGCGCTCCCACATGTCGGCGAGGTAGAGCGCGTCGCCGGTGAACAGCACGCCGTCACCCGTGAGCACGCCGCAGTGCCCGAGCGTGTGCCCCGGCAGCGGCACCACATCGGCGCGAGGGTCGTCCCAGTCCTCGAGGTACTCGTCGACCTCGCAGGGCATCCCTCGGAAGAGCTTGGTGACGAGCGCGTCGCCCGGCTTGGCCCACGAGAACATCCCGCGGATGTTGATGTCCGGGTTCTCGACGAGCGAGGCGTCGTCGCGCGCGACGCACACTCGCGCGCCTGCCGTGCGCAGCGCGTGGCCGATGGCGAAGTGGTCGGCGTG encodes:
- a CDS encoding N-acetyltransferase, yielding MAAKRSAITVRPAADGELDAVCALERAAFGGDAEAALVAALVRDAASYVPELSLAAVEGEAIVGHVMLTRAPAGGVPAVLLAPLAVAPDRQGRGIGGTLVREGLTRSREMGAALALVLGDPGYYGRFGFVAALPRGIRPPYEIETSEAWMAAELEPGALWAAQGAAALAEAFMDPALWRE